The Brassica oleracea var. oleracea cultivar TO1000 chromosome C7, BOL, whole genome shotgun sequence sequence TCAATCCATATCTATGTGGTTAAAACATCATGCCATTGTGTCAATCCTAACGTCGATGCCGTGTCGTTCTTTTCCTCACACACTAGATCATGCCATTTGACCAAAAAAAAAACAGAGTAGTATAAAAAAGCGGCAAAAGTGAAAATGAATCTATGCGCCCATCAGGTGTTCGACAGAATGCTTCTGTGTGGAGATACGGCGACGAGGTTGAGGTTTGCTGTTTCTTCTTCTTCTCCAGTATTAATGGCGGAGTTAGCTGACTTGAAGAAAAGAAACAAGAGGAGATCTGTGAGGATGATCAAATGCAGAGCTGACGGTGGACGCGTGACCGTCGGCGACGACGTGTTCTCGGTTACGACTTCTTCTAAGTATGAAGTGGACTATCTGGGTCAAAGCACCAAGGGAGATTTGAATCTCAAGCTTGACCCTCTCCACTCATTTGGTATACATCCTCCTTTCCATTGTTGCTAGTTTTCAAAACTGAAACTGGAGTTTTAGAGAACTTTGGAATTTAATGTATTGGTGTCTGGTTAAGGAATTTGATACTTATATGCTAAAGGTCGAACCTTGTTGTTGTTGTGGGTGTTGTTTTGTTTATTGAGGTGAATAAGAGCTAAAGCTCGAACCTTTTCGATGTGGGTGTCCCGTGGACTTGTCTCGATATAGGAGCAAATGCAAAAGCTTACATTTTATATTTCCTTTTTTTTTCTTGATGTAGTGTCATGATAGCTTTGTATTATCCATGTAGGAAATGGGCAGGCTACGTTGGAGGGTCCAATTGAGGAGGTAGCGAGGACAGAGGCTCAAGCTGCTGAAAATTTGATTAGAGAGTTGGGTATCGAAGTTCGTTTTCTAATCCTTGTAATTTGTGTGTTACATATTCTCTGAATTTTGAGTTTGAGGATAGCTTTGTATGGTTTTTATAAGGACTTTGTGATGATCATTCACTGGTCTCACACATTCATGCCTGATATTGCAGGGTCCTTTCTCTGCGCAACACTCTCCTCGTGGTATATTTTGTAGTCGTACACTGAATCTACGGTCTATTAGTGTAATCGGATATGATATGGATTACACTTTGATGCACTACAATGTCATGGTGAGTTCTTCTCTTCTCATACTCTATGTATGCAGAAGATACATCCATAATTGACGCGAATGTATGGCTTTGTTCAGGCTTGGGAAGGAAGGGCTTATGACTATTGCATGGAAAATCTAAAGAGCATGGGTTTCCCTGTTGATGGACTTTCTTTTGATCCAGAACTGGTAATATGTTTATTCTTGTGATGGTTGAAGGGTTCCACATTGTAGTATCCTCCCTAAAGTTTTTTTGTAGTGCTAAGCCTAAAATACTCTGTCTCTTATTATAGGTTATAAGGGGTCTCATGATCGACAAAGAGAAAGGTAATTTAATCAAGGCTGATAGATTTGGATATGTGCAGAGAGCCATGCACGGTACAAACATGTTATCAAATAAAGCTGTCAGGTATGGTAGACTTTTCAACACTATTCAGTTGCGTAGTCTTTGTTCTTTAGGAAGCCTTATTCTCTTATTCGATTTATATGGGTGAAAGTGAGATCTATGGAAGAGAGTTAGTTGATCTTCGGAACCAGAGCCGTTGGGAGTTTTTGAACACATTCTTTTCTGTTTCAGAGGCTGTGGCTTATGCGCAGGTACGTTCATTTATTACGAGAACTAGTTGCTGAATATTGTTTGTTTATGTTGGGGACAATCAACCATTTTCAGATGGTTGATAGATTGGATGATGGATTTATTTCAGCAGATCTTGGCACTCTTGATTACAAAGGACTGTACAAGGTTATTTGCTTCACAGGACCTAAATTTCATTGAATTGAAAGCTTTGCATATTATTTACCTGTAATCAATGTTTTCAGGCTGTTGCAAAGGCTCTCTTCAGAGCACATGTTGAAGGACAACTTAAGGTTTATAGTTTGTCCATTCTGCAATTAGTCTCTAATAAATCAGGTTTCCCAGGCCCCTAATTAATGATAGTTATCTTGCAGAGTGAGATAATGTCCAAGCCAGAACTATTTGTCGAGCCAGACCCAGAGTTACCTTTAGCTCTTTTGGATCAAAAGGAGGTAATGTTTCTGTCTTCCCAGAAAAAGTGTCTCATTATGATAGGTTCATTTGTTAACGTCCGTACTGTTCGCTCACAGGCTGGTAAAAAGCTCTTGCTTATCACAAACTCAGATTATCACTACACAGACAAAATGATGAAGCATTCATTTAATAAATTTCTTCCCAATGACATGGACTGGCGAGATCTTTTTGACATGGTGAGCAAATTTATCAACAGAGTAGTTTGCAGAAGGCTTTTAAACTTATGTTTCCTCGTCTGCCGACTAAAAATCATGTATCCACATAGGTGATAGTTTCTGCGAGGAAACCAGAGTTCTTCCAGATGTCACACCCTTTGTACGAGGTTGTGACTGGAGAAGGTTTGATGCGTCCATGCTTTAAAGCTGAAACAGGTGATTTCTCATTGTTTGATAATACTTCTGTGGAGAAAGCTATTTTTTCCTTTTATCTCAATGTTTGTCTCGCACAGGAGGTTTATACTCAGGAGGAAGTGCTCAGATGGTAGAGAGTTCTCTCAATGTTCATGGAGATGAGATTTTGTACGTTGGTGACCACATCTACACTGATGTCAGCGTCTCCAAAGTCCATCTCAGGTGGCGAACTGCACTGATTTGCCGTGAACTGGAAGAAGAGGTTTGGAAAAATTTTGTTCTGAACTATAATCAATAAATAACAGAACTTGGAGGGCTTTGTCAGTTGGTTTGGTTTTGTTTCTTTGCAGTATATGGCTCTAATTTGTAGTCGTGGTCACCGAGAAGAGCTGATTGAGCTTATAAATCAAAAAGAAGTTGTTGGGGATCTCTTTAACCAGCTTCGACTTGCTCTTCAAAGACGAAGCAAAGGACGTCCTGCTCAGGTTTGCTCATCTCCTTACAAGATCTAGAGTCCTGTTCTCTTCCTCTGTTGAACACAATGGCTAGTATGATCAGATAAGAGAAGATAGATTTGTGATGGATATTGCTCATAAAGGTGTTGGTTTCTCTTTTCTTTCTAGACACTCGCTGCTACCAACTTGGATGACCAAGAACTGACAGAAACCATGCAGAAGCTTCTCATTGTAATGCAAAGACTAGATGACAAGATTGGTCTAATGCTCGAATCAGACGGCGAGCTCTTCAACAAAAGGTTTGGAAAAAGTTAAAAAGACGAACTACTCTTTAGTTAAATGACTAGAGAATCACAGAAACGAATGTCTGACCCCCAATATTCTTGAGTTGTTTACCAGATGGGGCTTCCTTTCGCGTGCGGGGTTGTGGGACAAAAGCCACTTGATGAGACAAATCGAAAAGTATGGATACCTCTTCTCTGCATTGCTGAACAACTTGTAATCTCTCACATTTGAATCACGCTTACTTCCCTCAAAATTGGTTTCAGGTATGCTGATATATACACATCAAGAGTCTCCAACTTCCTCAACTACACACCCTTCATGTATTTCCGCTCACAAGAGCAGGTAAATAACTCAGAAACAGATTGTCAAGAGTACAGTACAAATCAAATTTGAGGCATATTTTAATTAAACTCATTCATGTTGTGTGTCTCCACTGCAGTCACTGGCTCATGATTCTCCCCTTCCTGATGTGGCTATGGAAAACTAGCAGTTGTCTGTGCCCAAACTTGAGGAGGCAGATTTGTATGTGTTTATCTTTTTGTAATGAAAAACTGTCGAAAGAAGTGTAATATTTTATGTATAAAATTTGTATTTCCTATTCTCTGAACTAAAGCTGATGCTGGTCTTGGTTGGTATAAATATGCCATCGTTTTGATTTATCTTTTGTGTTTCTGCTTCACACTCTTGATTGTGCAAAACAGCAAAAGACTAATTGTATAAAACTTTTTGAATTCGTGGTTATTGGTGAAGAAGATGAAAGTTATATAAAAAAGACGATGTTAACAGATTGAATTGAAGCACCCAAAACGCAGCGTTTTACCACTTTCGGTTTTATATTAATTAATTAGTTGAAAGTTTTTGCCGTCTCTCCTCTCTGTCTCTCCGAGTGGCTTGGATTCGTTTCTCGAAGCAAAGTCTCCGACTTTCAGACCGTACGTGGTCTCTCTGTCTCTCTCCGCCGTTATCAAAGATACCCTTTTTCGATTCTCCCTCTCTTACCAAACTCCAACACTTTGGTCTGTTTCATTTTAGGTTTTTTTCTTTTTCTTTTCCAAATCATCTTAATCTGATTTGCTGTGATAGCATTTTATCAAACTCCTTACTCTTTGGTCTGATATAGGTTTTTGTTTTTCAGATTCGAAGGTTTTGTAGTGATGGCTACGAAGAAAGTGATAGCTATATGTCAAGCAGGTGGACAGTTCGTAACCAACAAAGATGGTTTATTAGTTTACACCAACGGAGACGCTTACGCCATAGACATCGATCATGACACATCATTGAGCGACTTCAGGTCCGAATTAGCTGAGAATTTCGGGTTTAGTTGGGAGACGATGACCCTCAAGTACTTCCTCCCTGGAAACAGGAAAACCCTTATCACCATCTCTAAGGATAAGGACTTTAAACGCATGGTCAGCTTCTCCTTAGATGCACCTAATGTTGAAGTCTTTGTCTTACCTGAGGAATCTAAAGCCATGATTGTGTCCAACATGCCAGCTAGTAGGTATGTGTGTTTCTACTTGAGAGAATGTGAAAGTTCTTGTTAAAGAACATTAATGTTGCTGTGATTGTCCTAGTTTCTCACACCTAATGGCTGTTAATTGTGTTCTAAAAATCAGTCTAGGTGGCCCTTACACTGATTTTTAGAACACAATTTGTCGATTTTTTTAACAAGATTAGAGTGGCTTTGAATACATCAAATTGTATTCTAAAAATCAGTCTAGGTGGCGCTTGCTTGCCTAGTCGGCAAATCAGACATAAACGAAACGGTTTTTCTAAAACTAATTTTTAAAAATCGCATAATCAATAATCTCATATAAAGCACCTAACTACCATCGGCCTAAGCGCCTGCATAATCAATAATCTCATATAAAGCACCTAACTACCGTCTAGTGATTGACATTGTTGAAGATCATAACAACTGATGTGTGAATTTTTTGTTTTTTTTTTTGTTTGAGCCAGGTCAAGTAGGACTACTGCATCTGAAGCAGTGGTACCTGTAGTTTCTGCAGGAGATATTGTTATGAGAGATGACAATGATGATGATATAACAACTAATGATTTTCAGATCGATATGGGAGTAGTAATGCCTGACATAACCAGCGATTTCCTTCAAACCGACGACAAACAACACATCAAACCCGCACAGCAGTGGGAGAACACCATCACCGGCGTCGACCAAAGGTTCAGCAGCTTCACGGAGTTCCGAGACGCATTACACAAGTACTCAATCGCCCACGGGTTCACCTACAAGTACAAGAAGAACGACAGCCACCGCGTCTCGGTCAAATGCAAAGCGCAAGGCTGCCCCTGGCGCATCGCCGCGTCGAGGCTCTCCACCACGCAGCTGATATGCATCAAGAGAATGAACCCGAGGCACACCTGCGAGAGAGCCGTAGTGAAAGCGGGTTACCGCGCGGCGAGAGGCTGGGTTGGGAGTATTATAAAGGAGAAGCTGAAGGCTTCTCCTGACTACAAGCCTAAGGACATTGCAGAGGATATAAAAAGAGAGTATGGGATTCAGCTGAACTACTCTCAGGCGTGGAGAGCTAAGGAGATCGCTAGAGAGCAGCTTCAAGGCTCTTATAAAGAAGCGTATACTCAGCTTCCCTTTCTCTGCGAGAAGATTAAAGAGACTAACCCTGGTAGCGTTGCAACTTTCGTGACTAAAGAAGATTCTAGCTTCCATCGTCTCTTCATATCGTTCTACGCATCTATAAGTGGGTTTAGACAAGGCTCTCGCCCTCTACTCTTCCTTGACAGTGTTGTCTTAAACTCAAAGTACCAAGGGGTTATCCTTGTTGCTACAGCTCCTGACGCAGAAGATGGAGCGTTTCCAGTAGTGTTTGCGGTTGCGGATACTGAGTCAGAAGAGAACTGGGTTTGGTTCTTGGAGAGTCTCAAATTAGCGTTGGCTGATTCACGGAGAATCACGTTCGTTGCGGATTTTCAAAACGGTTTGAAGAATGCGTTGCCTCTTGTGTTCGGTGACGAGCACCACCATCACGCCTATTGCCTGCGACGCCTCGCGGAGAAGCTGAACACTGACTTGAAGGCTCAGTTCTCTCACGAGGCGAGACGGTTCATGCTCAGCGACTTCTACGCAGCTGCTTACGCCACGCGTCCTGAAGGATACTACAGTTCTTTGGAGAATATAAAGAACATTTCTCCTGACGCTTGCGCTTGGGTTGTGGAGAGTGAGCCTCACCGTTGGGCTAACGCTTTGTTCGAAGGAGAGAGGTATAACCACATGAACTCCACTTTCGGGTTAGATTTCTACAGCTGGGTCACTGAAGCGCACGAGCTGCCTATAACTCAAATGATAGACGAGCTCAGAGCGAAGCTGATGCAAACGATCTACACGAGGCAGGTGCAGTCCCGGGAGTGGGTTGGGACAGTGCTAACACCAAGTAACGAGGAGAAGCTGCGGAAGGAGATGGAACTCGCTAGGTCGCTTCAGGTGTCGCGGCCTCACGATAGCTTATTCGAGGTTCATGGTGGTGAATCCATCAATGTAGTTGATATCGACCAGTGTGATTGTGACTGTAAGGTGTGGAGATTGACTGGTTTGCCGTGTAGCCACGCGGTTGCGGTGATTGAGTGCATAGAGAAAAGCCCTTATGAGTACTGCTCTAGGTACTTGACATCGGAGAGTTATCGGTTGATGTATGCTGAGTCTATTAACCCTGTCCCTAACGGGGGGATGATGTCGGAGGAACAGCCTATTGAAGGGGTTGTTTCGGTGACGCCGCCGCCCACTAGGAGGACACCGGGGAGACCAAAGAGTAAGCAAGAGGAACCGGTAGACATGATCAAGCGTCAACTTCAGTGTAGCAACTGCAAGGGGTTGGGACATAACAAGAAGACCTGCAAAGCTGGGTCTGAGGTACAGACGGAGAGACAGGATTAAGACAAAACATAGTTATGGTTAGCTGACTTGGCCCAACATTTTGGTTTTTGTCCCTCTAGTTGTTGGTTTTAGGTGTGGAAGGTTGTGCGACCAAGCGAACAGAGACCAACCAGCACTTAATCTCTGCTTTTAATTGGCATTAAACTTGATGTAGTTCACATTTTTGTCATAAATTTTTGGAATTACAGTCCATATTAAACAATTGCTTGAACATGATAAATTGGATTCATTACACAGCTTTATAATCTCACTTCACAGAATCAGCCACACTTGTTAGAAACTTCCAAAATTGCCAACAACACTTGATGTTTTACTTTTACTTGTATAATTCCCACCCGTGAATAGGGCCAGAGCCTATAATAAATTGCCAGCAACAGAAAAGATATAAAAATGTGAAAAAGAGTGTAAATCTCTACCAAGAAATCGACTCCAACCAGTCAGAGGTGAACTCATAGGCCACGAAGGTAACAGCACCAGCAGGAGCAGCTTTCACAGTGGATGGCACAATGCCTTTGTACAGACCGTGCCACCCTTCAGACATTAGAATCTGTTTGAGACCGTCTAACATGTTTCTGTATGCACGTCGCTCCACTCTGGCTCCATATCTCGGATGTCTCTGCAAACCTTCAATCTGCAACAACATAAAAAAAGCAGTACTAAGATTAATTGAATATCTTTACGAAGAATCCAATGGGTAAAGATTAACAGACCTGGAAGCGCTTTTTAACCACATCAAGAGGATGGCAGACGAGTTTGGCGCTAGTGCCAGCTCCAAGACCACAAACAAAAAGCTGGAAGCTAGAAAGGTTGGTGTCCACGTTGATAGGGTTATTGGAGGATAACATGCGTCGGTTCCAGTCCTGGTGAATAATCAAATGCCCTGATTGTCTGTCACTAGAAATAAAGAAAGACAGATTATTTAAGAAGACTCTTACCATCATCCAACGCTTGAACATATCGTAAGTGCCAAATTGCAGGCCAGCGTAAGGTACGATTTCAACAAGTGTTGGTGTTAATCCATTATACAATCCTCTTATGCCTCGAGATTTGATAATATCGAAAAATGCAGACCTCATTGTTGGATACACCTGTAAACAGCCATCAATCAGTCAAATATGGTTGCAATGTCACTTAACAAGAATAGAAAAATAAGAAGACCCCTCGGAGGCAAGAGATTTAAACTGTATTACAGGCTTCATAAGTCAAGAAACAAAACCTTAGGCTCCCCCTGCGAGGCCAATATTGTCCTAAGAAGATCAAAGGGGTACGATCCTAGCGTAGCAGCACACCCTGCTAAAGCTCCACTGACGAAAGATAGATAAGGGCTCAAATGCATATGATCCTCTGCATTCCAAAAGTATACAACCAGTTTAGGTAACACACTGATCTCCAAATTACAACAGTCATTCAGCCAACATAATCTGAAGAATTTGCCTAGAGTGAAATTCTCTTTCACCAATAACAAGAAATGCAACACGATGTAGGAAAGAACAGAATCATCTACCCCTAAGATAGTCATGTGAAAACAACAAAAAAGACAACGCACTAACAATCTACAAAGTACCATATCTAGAAGAAAAAAAAACCAGAGTTACTATGTAGAGTCATTACCTGTTTTAGTAGAACCAGATGCAAAAGATTTCAACTTATGCAGTACTGTAAACTGAATTGAAGTATATGGCATGACCATAAGCAAAGCTGGCACATTCCCACGCCAAAACCCCTGAGAAAAAAAACATCAGAACAAAGAACAAGACCTTCATGCCACAGACCTTAAAGCAAAGGTTTTAGGAAACGGAAGTGGTCTAAGAGACAGACCCGGAAACCTTCTTCTCTAAAAATGTCTTTAGTAGCCTGTACCATCCCTGTATACTTAGATGCTCCTGACAAGTTCCCCCTGACCACAGACCATGAACTCGTCGGTTCTAGCT is a genomic window containing:
- the LOC106301921 gene encoding 5'-nucleotidase domain-containing protein 4 isoform X1; protein product: MNLCAHQVFDRMLLCGDTATRLRFAVSSSSPVLMAELADLKKRNKRRSVRMIKCRADGGRVTVGDDVFSVTTSSKYEVDYLGQSTKGDLNLKLDPLHSFGNGQATLEGPIEEVARTEAQAAENLIRELGIEGPFSAQHSPRGIFCSRTLNLRSISVIGYDMDYTLMHYNVMAWEGRAYDYCMENLKSMGFPVDGLSFDPELVIRGLMIDKEKGNLIKADRFGYVQRAMHGTNMLSNKAVSEIYGRELVDLRNQSRWEFLNTFFSVSEAVAYAQMVDRLDDGFISADLGTLDYKGLYKAVAKALFRAHVEGQLKSEIMSKPELFVEPDPELPLALLDQKEAGKKLLLITNSDYHYTDKMMKHSFNKFLPNDMDWRDLFDMVIVSARKPEFFQMSHPLYEVVTGEGLMRPCFKAETGGLYSGGSAQMVESSLNVHGDEILYVGDHIYTDVSVSKVHLRWRTALICRELEEEYMALICSRGHREELIELINQKEVVGDLFNQLRLALQRRSKGRPAQTLAATNLDDQELTETMQKLLIVMQRLDDKIGLMLESDGELFNKRWGFLSRAGLWDKSHLMRQIEKYADIYTSRVSNFLNYTPFMYFRSQEQVNNSETDCQEYSTNQI
- the LOC106306283 gene encoding uncharacterized protein LOC106306283 gives rise to the protein MATKKVIAICQAGGQFVTNKDGLLVYTNGDAYAIDIDHDTSLSDFRSELAENFGFSWETMTLKYFLPGNRKTLITISKDKDFKRMVSFSLDAPNVEVFVLPEESKAMIVSNMPASRSSRTTASEAVVPVVSAGDIVMRDDNDDDITTNDFQIDMGVVMPDITSDFLQTDDKQHIKPAQQWENTITGVDQRFSSFTEFRDALHKYSIAHGFTYKYKKNDSHRVSVKCKAQGCPWRIAASRLSTTQLICIKRMNPRHTCERAVVKAGYRAARGWVGSIIKEKLKASPDYKPKDIAEDIKREYGIQLNYSQAWRAKEIAREQLQGSYKEAYTQLPFLCEKIKETNPGSVATFVTKEDSSFHRLFISFYASISGFRQGSRPLLFLDSVVLNSKYQGVILVATAPDAEDGAFPVVFAVADTESEENWVWFLESLKLALADSRRITFVADFQNGLKNALPLVFGDEHHHHAYCLRRLAEKLNTDLKAQFSHEARRFMLSDFYAAAYATRPEGYYSSLENIKNISPDACAWVVESEPHRWANALFEGERYNHMNSTFGLDFYSWVTEAHELPITQMIDELRAKLMQTIYTRQVQSREWVGTVLTPSNEEKLRKEMELARSLQVSRPHDSLFEVHGGESINVVDIDQCDCDCKVWRLTGLPCSHAVAVIECIEKSPYEYCSRYLTSESYRLMYAESINPVPNGGMMSEEQPIEGVVSVTPPPTRRTPGRPKSKQEEPVDMIKRQLQCSNCKGLGHNKKTCKAGSEVQTERQD
- the LOC106306285 gene encoding mitochondrial thiamine pyrophosphate carrier encodes the protein MSSTEAVEDPGQIKRALIDASAGAISGGVSRTVTSPLDVIKIRFQVQLEPTSSWSVVRGNLSGASKYTGMVQATKDIFREEGFRGFWRGNVPALLMVMPYTSIQFTVLHKLKSFASGSTKTEDHMHLSPYLSFVSGALAGCAATLGSYPFDLLRTILASQGEPKVYPTMRSAFFDIIKSRGIRGLYNGLTPTLVEIVPYAGLQFGTYDMFKRWMMDWNRRMLSSNNPINVDTNLSSFQLFVCGLGAGTSAKLVCHPLDVVKKRFQIEGLQRHPRYGARVERRAYRNMLDGLKQILMSEGWHGLYKGIVPSTVKAAPAGAVTFVAYEFTSDWLESISW
- the LOC106301921 gene encoding 5'-nucleotidase domain-containing protein 4 isoform X2 — protein: MNLCAHQVFDRMLLCGDTATRLRFAVSSSSPVLMAELADLKKRNKRRSVRMIKCRADGGRVTVGDDVFSVTTSSKYEVDYLGQSTKGDLNLKLDPLHSFGNGQATLEGPIEEVARTEAQAAENLIRELGIEGPFSAQHSPRGIFCSRTLNLRSISVIGYDMDYTLMHYNVMAWEGRAYDYCMENLKSMGFPVDGLSFDPELVIRGLMIDKEKGNLIKADRFGYVQRAMHGTNMLSNKAVSEIYGRELVDLRNQSRWEFLNTFFSVSEAVAYAQMVDRLDDGFISADLGTLDYKGLYKAVAKALFRAHVEGQLKSEIMSKPELFVEPDPELPLALLDQKEAGKKLLLITNSDYHYTDKMMKHSFNKFLPNDMDWRDLFDMVIVSARKPEFFQMSHPLYEVVTGEGLMRPCFKAETGGLYSGGSAQMVESSLNVHGDEILYVGDHIYTDVSVSKVHLRWRTALICRELEEEYMALICSRGHREELIELINQKEVVGDLFNQLRLALQRRSKGRPAQTLAATNLDDQELTETMQKLLIVMQRLDDKIGLMLESDGELFNKRWGFLSRAGLWDKSHLMRQIEKYADIYTSRVSNFLNYTPFMYFRSQEQSLAHDSPLPDVAMEN